From Spirosoma aerolatum, one genomic window encodes:
- a CDS encoding glycoside hydrolase family 88 protein — MKTTRLFLALLFTTLLLPGFVPDTLIKSLFRDAEQQTRLMLAEVAKTTQESANKKPALVSPRTLDKAGALQLVPARDWTSGFFPGELWYLYEYTGQREWAELARRYTANLESEKMNAGTHDMGFKLYCSYGNGYRLTGETNDKTVIIQGARTLIKRFKPTAGIIRSWDHHKDVWQCPVIIDNMMNLELLFAATRLTGDSTFYKIAVTHAKTTIKNHYRPDNSSYHVVDYDTLTGKVIRKNTHQGYSDESAWSRGQAWGLYGYTMCYRETKDPQFLKQAEAIARYMLSHPHMPADLVPYYDFDAPGIPSEPRDVSAATIMASALYELSTYVPKASYRAKADQVIASLAKNYRSPMGQNHGFLLAHSTGSKTSEIDVPLVYADYYFLEALLRSKKLNEKKPLF, encoded by the coding sequence ATGAAAACAACTAGACTATTTCTTGCTCTACTTTTTACGACACTTCTGCTACCGGGCTTTGTGCCGGATACGCTGATCAAATCACTTTTCCGGGATGCGGAACAGCAGACCCGGCTGATGCTGGCGGAGGTTGCTAAAACAACTCAGGAATCGGCCAATAAGAAACCAGCTCTGGTATCGCCACGGACGCTGGACAAAGCCGGTGCCTTGCAACTTGTACCTGCCCGCGACTGGACGAGTGGTTTCTTTCCGGGTGAACTCTGGTATCTTTATGAATACACTGGTCAGCGCGAATGGGCTGAATTGGCCCGGCGGTACACGGCCAATCTGGAAAGTGAAAAAATGAACGCTGGAACGCACGATATGGGTTTTAAGCTGTATTGCAGCTATGGCAATGGTTACCGACTGACCGGCGAGACAAACGACAAAACTGTTATTATTCAGGGTGCCCGGACGCTCATAAAGCGGTTCAAACCAACGGCCGGAATCATCCGTTCCTGGGATCACCATAAGGATGTCTGGCAATGTCCGGTCATTATCGACAACATGATGAATCTGGAACTGCTGTTTGCTGCCACACGCCTTACGGGCGATTCTACCTTTTATAAAATCGCCGTAACCCACGCCAAAACAACGATCAAAAACCATTATCGGCCCGACAACAGTTCGTACCATGTGGTTGATTATGACACCCTAACCGGGAAGGTGATCAGGAAAAATACGCACCAGGGCTATAGCGACGAATCGGCCTGGTCGAGGGGGCAGGCTTGGGGGTTATACGGCTACACGATGTGCTACCGCGAAACGAAAGATCCGCAATTTTTGAAACAGGCCGAAGCCATTGCCCGCTACATGCTCAGCCACCCGCATATGCCTGCCGACCTGGTGCCTTATTATGATTTCGATGCACCGGGTATTCCGTCTGAACCCCGCGATGTATCGGCGGCTACTATCATGGCTTCAGCCTTGTATGAACTAAGTACGTATGTGCCCAAAGCGTCGTATCGCGCCAAAGCAGACCAGGTGATCGCCAGTCTCGCAAAGAACTATCGATCACCAATGGGACAAAATCACGGCTTTTTG